A window from Patescibacteria group bacterium encodes these proteins:
- a CDS encoding S-layer homology domain-containing protein codes for MRKIFVTLAATLFACSSALAFSDVSSDNGYKTAIDYLAKQRVVSGFSDGEFKPQQRITRAELAKIVVGARGESPSVREFKSCFDDVANEWYARFVCFAKNSNWLSGYTDGKFRPGAEVNRAEAAKIIVNALGLALDDSENFSDVNSNVWYAPYANTVRARNLLDATTFAASTKITRGEVAQMIYRTLVIKKSGASKFTFGLIAGFDTRTKPATIISSTLDFANAQNSNLALSKWQITNGVWMLKPALEFNGGTYYFATPQDYVAAIKTIQKHFALLGFHNFDSSLTKFISEFQNVLGRSSGVITPTIIPAKPNTAVGIAANFTGVDLANESAVAGSGGAFATFNNSKIYVGYEVLAPLNYNPVVVSFTNGRQNWVRRDYETSSDESLAYGILWTDANSAFVVFTSRGIEENITSDFRRFTRLGWLSDYGIGSGHQIAVVTKINPADGGVQAATFLSAREPSGTTNSLIITGLKMYGSNLIVSADAWVAPRRVNTQPMDKKLSAGNEPFAYEIEFTPNLQTAVRAVAPTYGQ; via the coding sequence ATGCGCAAAATTTTTGTGACACTCGCGGCAACGCTGTTTGCGTGCTCGAGTGCGCTCGCTTTTTCCGATGTCAGTTCGGATAACGGATATAAAACAGCGATTGATTATCTCGCGAAGCAGAGAGTCGTGAGCGGATTTTCCGACGGAGAATTCAAACCGCAGCAGCGGATTACTCGCGCCGAGCTCGCGAAAATTGTCGTCGGTGCGCGCGGTGAGAGTCCGAGCGTGCGCGAATTCAAATCTTGTTTCGATGATGTTGCGAACGAGTGGTACGCACGGTTCGTTTGTTTTGCCAAAAATTCGAATTGGCTCAGCGGCTACACTGACGGCAAATTTCGACCGGGTGCGGAGGTCAATCGGGCCGAAGCGGCGAAAATCATCGTGAATGCGCTCGGGCTCGCGCTCGATGATTCGGAGAATTTCTCTGATGTGAATTCCAATGTGTGGTACGCGCCATATGCGAATACGGTGCGCGCGCGGAATTTGCTGGATGCTACGACTTTCGCAGCCAGCACAAAAATCACACGCGGTGAAGTCGCCCAAATGATTTACCGCACGCTCGTCATCAAAAAATCTGGCGCAAGCAAATTCACTTTTGGTCTCATCGCTGGATTCGATACACGAACCAAGCCGGCGACGATCATTAGCTCAACGCTTGATTTTGCAAACGCGCAGAATAGTAATTTAGCACTCAGTAAATGGCAAATTACGAATGGTGTGTGGATGCTTAAGCCCGCACTCGAATTTAACGGTGGTACTTATTATTTCGCGACTCCGCAAGATTATGTTGCTGCAATTAAGACAATTCAAAAACACTTTGCGTTACTTGGCTTCCATAATTTTGATTCCAGTCTGACTAAATTTATTTCCGAATTCCAAAATGTTTTGGGGCGGTCTTCTGGCGTGATTACACCGACGATTATTCCCGCCAAACCGAATACTGCGGTTGGTATCGCGGCGAATTTCACTGGTGTCGATCTCGCGAATGAGTCGGCAGTGGCGGGCAGCGGTGGCGCATTCGCGACATTCAATAACAGCAAAATCTATGTCGGCTACGAAGTGCTCGCGCCGCTCAATTACAATCCGGTCGTCGTGAGCTTCACCAATGGCAGGCAAAATTGGGTGCGCCGTGATTACGAAACTTCGTCTGATGAAAGTTTGGCTTACGGAATTTTGTGGACGGATGCGAATTCGGCTTTCGTCGTCTTCACTTCGCGCGGCATTGAGGAAAATATCACTTCCGATTTCCGTCGTTTCACCCGTCTGGGTTGGCTGTCGGATTATGGTATTGGCAGCGGACACCAGATTGCGGTCGTCACGAAGATTAATCCGGCTGACGGTGGTGTGCAGGCGGCGACTTTCCTCTCGGCGCGTGAGCCGAGTGGCACGACGAATTCGCTTATAATTACTGGTCTCAAGATGTATGGCAGTAATTTAATCGTTTCAGCTGACGCTTGGGTGGCGCCGCGACGCGTGAACACTCAGCCGATGGACAAAAAATTGTCGGCGGGTAATGAACCTTTCGCTTACGAAAT
- a CDS encoding rubrerythrin family protein, whose protein sequence is MNETIQNLAKAFIGESQARNRYTFYAKTAQKEGFEQIAAIFEETATQESEHAKWLMRMIQDLKKNSAEDLSEIKVEAGAPTIFAATAENLRAAIAGENHEHTAMYPEFAATAEKEGFPEIAARLRAIAKAEMHHEERYKKLLAVLENNSIFKKVEEVEWVCRKCGHTHRGLTPPEHCPSCGHPPAYFQLKCENF, encoded by the coding sequence ATGAACGAAACTATCCAAAATCTCGCGAAGGCTTTCATCGGCGAAAGCCAGGCGCGCAACCGCTACACTTTTTACGCGAAGACAGCGCAAAAAGAAGGCTTCGAACAAATCGCTGCGATTTTCGAAGAGACTGCGACGCAGGAGTCTGAGCACGCGAAGTGGCTCATGCGGATGATTCAGGATCTGAAAAAGAATTCAGCTGAAGATTTGTCCGAGATTAAAGTTGAAGCGGGTGCACCGACGATTTTCGCGGCGACTGCGGAAAATTTGCGGGCGGCAATTGCGGGCGAAAATCACGAACACACGGCGATGTATCCCGAATTTGCGGCGACAGCTGAAAAAGAAGGTTTCCCAGAAATTGCGGCGCGGTTGCGGGCGATTGCCAAGGCGGAGATGCACCACGAGGAGCGCTACAAGAAATTGCTGGCGGTGCTCGAAAATAATTCTATTTTCAAAAAGGTCGAAGAGGTCGAGTGGGTTTGTCGCAAATGCGGTCACACGCATCGCGGCTTGACGCCACCGGAACACTGTCCGAGCTGTGGTCATCCGCCGGCGTATTTTCAGCTCAAGTGCGAAAATTTTTGA
- a CDS encoding metal-sensing transcriptional repressor yields the protein MAHNTAKTTIALKKAKSSLEKVFRMIEEDKYCIDIIQQNLAIIGLLRSANQSLLDGHVNGCIKDAIKKNNTKRTDEMMVELLKVIKIAQSK from the coding sequence ATGGCTCACAACACCGCCAAAACAACAATCGCTTTAAAAAAAGCCAAATCCTCACTCGAAAAAGTTTTCCGAATGATTGAGGAGGACAAATACTGTATCGACATCATTCAGCAAAATCTGGCGATTATCGGGCTGCTCCGCAGCGCGAACCAGAGCTTACTCGACGGACATGTGAATGGCTGCATCAAAGATGCCATCAAGAAAAATAATACTAAACGAACAGATGAAATGATGGTCGAACTACTCAAGGTAATCAAGATTGCCCAAAGCAAATAA
- a CDS encoding sulfite exporter TauE/SafE family protein, which yields MSKEIFHIAGMHCKSCEVLLENELRKLGDVQKCEVSHRSGSAEVRCVDAVPRQKIIEIIKRCGYQVVTTGEKNRAPQSKKTWRDYLQIILIIICVTIGAFLINKIEIAKFFPDFGSQVNVMIALLLGVVASLSTCLVLVGGIVLSFGNMYPVREDARYPFWSRALPHIYFHFGRIGGFILLGGILGLIGSKLDYSATFTGYFIILIAIVMLYIGLQILEILPNITKLGFHLPKKFSHKINQLQASDHRLAPILIGALTFFLPCGFTQSTQLAAVASGNFLTGAAIMGAFALGTLPALLAVGIGSSYAKKQKFNLLNRVIGVIIIFFALYSLNSGLVLTGSSFTLDFWKNGNNATVLASVTDNNSTIGAIQTVKMNVDWDFSPTEFRVKKDVPVRWEITGINVTGCSNEVVIPKLGLSKKLKEGLNILEFTPTESGNLPFSCGMGMLNGHFIVTD from the coding sequence ATGTCCAAAGAAATTTTTCACATCGCCGGTATGCACTGCAAAAGCTGCGAGGTTTTATTGGAAAATGAACTACGCAAATTAGGCGATGTCCAGAAGTGTGAAGTTTCACACCGTAGCGGCTCGGCCGAGGTTCGCTGCGTCGACGCAGTTCCGCGGCAAAAGATTATCGAGATTATCAAGCGCTGCGGCTATCAGGTCGTTACGACGGGAGAGAAAAATCGTGCGCCACAGTCAAAAAAAACTTGGCGCGACTATCTCCAAATTATTTTAATAATCATCTGTGTGACTATCGGCGCGTTCTTGATTAATAAAATCGAGATCGCGAAATTTTTTCCTGACTTCGGCAGCCAAGTGAATGTCATGATTGCCCTGCTGCTCGGAGTAGTTGCTTCGCTTTCGACCTGCCTAGTTTTAGTCGGCGGTATCGTACTGAGCTTCGGCAATATGTATCCCGTGCGCGAAGACGCGCGGTATCCTTTTTGGAGTCGCGCGCTTCCCCACATTTATTTTCACTTTGGTCGCATCGGCGGATTTATCTTGCTCGGTGGTATTCTGGGATTAATTGGCAGCAAGCTCGATTACTCAGCTACCTTCACTGGCTACTTCATAATCCTAATTGCAATCGTAATGCTCTATATAGGTCTGCAAATTTTAGAAATCTTGCCGAATATCACCAAGCTCGGTTTTCATTTGCCTAAAAAATTCTCGCATAAAATCAATCAACTCCAAGCTAGTGATCACCGTCTAGCACCCATCCTCATTGGCGCGCTGACTTTTTTCTTGCCCTGCGGCTTCACGCAGTCAACGCAGCTGGCAGCAGTCGCTTCGGGCAATTTTCTTACTGGCGCAGCAATCATGGGCGCTTTCGCGCTCGGAACTCTTCCGGCGCTCCTGGCGGTCGGCATCGGCTCCAGCTACGCGAAGAAACAGAAATTTAATTTGCTCAATCGAGTAATCGGCGTCATTATAATTTTCTTCGCTCTTTACTCGCTCAATTCTGGCCTAGTTTTGACTGGCTCAAGTTTCACTTTGGATTTCTGGAAAAACGGCAACAACGCGACAGTGCTAGCGAGCGTGACTGATAATAATTCGACCATTGGCGCGATACAAACAGTCAAAATGAATGTAGATTGGGATTTCAGCCCGACGGAGTTCCGTGTAAAAAAAGACGTGCCTGTGCGTTGGGAAATCACGGGCATCAATGTCACCGGCTGTTCGAATGAAGTCGTGATTCCTAAGCTTGGTCTCAGCAAAAAATTAAAGGAAGGTCTGAACATCTTGGAATTCACTCCGACTGAGTCGGGCAATCTACCATTCTCCTGTGGAATGGGAATGCTAAATGGTCACTTCATCGTGACTGATTAA
- a CDS encoding heavy metal translocating P-type ATPase, whose translation MPKIILKITGMTCASCAKLNEHALLAVSGVRAANVNIATNKATVEFDEQITSLAKIIQAIEKAGYGAHELSEHDHNHAAMEDAREDRKTRNRFLGSALLTLPVFSTMLFGELKLGSEILGIDLLMWAHAILTAIVVFVFGWHFHHSAEKKLLRLSFNMDSLVSLGTLTALIYSLWAMFAGQAVYFEAAAAIITLINLGKWLEARSKGRAGQALQKLLELGVKKARVLRGGKEIEMPIEEIQVGDILHVKAGEKIPLDGVIIAGAAALDESMLTGESMPVTKKIGDEVFGATLNQDGSLQIRVLKVGDETVLAQIIKMVEEAQGSKAPIQKLADKISGIFVPIVMVIALLTFLVWHFLTGNLEMSIIPAVAVLVIACPCALGLATPTAIMVGTGTGAKNGILIKNGETLEKSNQIDVVIFDKTGTLTEGKPKITDIIPFNFPEEKLLKVAYSLAKLSHHPLSQMVAQYGDERKIKSAELINFKEISGQGIIAECREHQTSVRLGNEKMLQAGKIEIETQADAVIHKLATEGKTPLLIAHGNQLIGVLGLMDTVKADSAEAIRKLNQSGIETVMLTGDNQHTAEAIAAQLGIKKVIAEILPQAKATEVQKLQEAGHKVAFVGDGINDAPALAQADLGIAMGTGSDIAIEAGNIVLMQGSPAKVFSALTLSQKTFRIIKQNLFWAFVYNVIGIPIAALGLLNPIFASLAMSLSSVSVISNSLRIRRFKL comes from the coding sequence ATGCCAAAAATAATTCTCAAAATCACGGGCATGACTTGCGCCAGCTGCGCGAAATTAAATGAACATGCCTTACTAGCAGTTTCAGGCGTGAGGGCGGCGAATGTAAATATTGCTACGAATAAAGCCACTGTCGAGTTCGACGAACAAATTACGAGTCTCGCAAAAATCATTCAGGCAATTGAAAAAGCCGGTTATGGCGCACACGAACTGAGTGAACATGATCACAATCACGCCGCCATGGAAGATGCGCGCGAAGATCGCAAAACGCGCAACCGTTTCCTCGGCTCAGCGCTACTCACCCTACCGGTTTTTTCGACGATGCTCTTCGGTGAATTAAAACTCGGCAGCGAAATCCTCGGCATAGATTTATTGATGTGGGCTCACGCGATTCTGACCGCCATCGTGGTCTTCGTGTTCGGCTGGCACTTTCACCACAGCGCCGAGAAGAAGCTCTTGAGACTAAGCTTCAACATGGACAGTCTGGTCTCGCTCGGAACTTTGACGGCCTTGATTTATAGTCTTTGGGCGATGTTCGCCGGACAAGCCGTTTATTTCGAAGCGGCCGCCGCAATCATCACGCTCATCAATCTCGGCAAATGGCTGGAAGCGCGCAGCAAAGGTCGCGCCGGTCAGGCACTGCAAAAATTACTCGAGCTCGGTGTGAAAAAAGCGCGCGTGTTGCGCGGTGGCAAAGAAATCGAAATGCCAATTGAAGAAATCCAGGTCGGCGACATCCTGCATGTGAAAGCCGGCGAAAAAATTCCGCTGGATGGCGTAATCATCGCAGGCGCAGCAGCGCTCGATGAAAGTATGCTGACGGGCGAAAGCATGCCGGTGACGAAAAAAATTGGCGACGAAGTTTTTGGTGCGACACTGAATCAAGATGGCAGTCTCCAAATTCGCGTGCTCAAAGTCGGCGACGAAACCGTGCTCGCCCAAATTATCAAAATGGTGGAAGAAGCGCAGGGCTCGAAAGCGCCGATTCAAAAGCTCGCCGATAAAATTTCAGGAATTTTTGTACCAATCGTCATGGTGATTGCGCTGCTGACTTTTTTGGTTTGGCATTTCCTGACTGGCAATCTCGAAATGAGCATCATTCCTGCCGTGGCAGTGCTCGTGATTGCTTGTCCTTGTGCGCTCGGACTCGCCACACCGACCGCTATCATGGTCGGCACCGGTACAGGCGCGAAGAATGGAATCTTAATCAAAAACGGCGAAACACTGGAAAAATCGAATCAAATCGATGTCGTGATTTTCGACAAGACTGGCACGCTGACCGAAGGCAAGCCCAAAATTACCGACATCATTCCATTTAATTTTCCGGAAGAAAAATTACTAAAGGTCGCTTACAGTCTCGCGAAACTTTCGCATCATCCGCTTTCACAGATGGTCGCGCAATACGGTGATGAGCGCAAAATTAAATCCGCCGAGCTGATTAACTTCAAAGAAATCAGCGGGCAAGGAATCATCGCCGAATGCCGCGAACACCAAACCAGCGTGCGTCTGGGCAATGAAAAAATGCTGCAGGCTGGCAAAATCGAAATCGAGACACAGGCTGACGCTGTAATTCACAAACTCGCGACTGAAGGTAAAACTCCCCTCCTCATCGCTCACGGCAATCAGCTAATCGGCGTGCTCGGTCTGATGGACACGGTCAAAGCGGATTCCGCAGAGGCGATTCGGAAGCTCAATCAATCAGGCATTGAAACTGTGATGCTGACCGGTGACAATCAGCACACAGCCGAAGCTATCGCCGCACAGCTCGGCATCAAAAAAGTCATTGCGGAAATCTTGCCCCAAGCGAAAGCAACCGAAGTGCAGAAATTGCAAGAAGCCGGACACAAAGTCGCCTTCGTCGGTGACGGTATCAATGACGCGCCGGCTCTGGCGCAGGCTGATCTCGGAATCGCGATGGGCACTGGCTCGGATATCGCGATCGAAGCTGGGAACATCGTCCTAATGCAAGGCTCTCCAGCGAAAGTTTTTTCTGCGCTGACGCTGTCGCAAAAGACCTTCCGCATCATCAAGCAAAATTTATTTTGGGCTTTTGTTTACAATGTAATTGGCATCCCCATCGCCGCGCTGGGATTATTGAATCCAATCTTCGCGAGTCTCGCCATGTCGCTGAGCTCGGTCTCGGTCATTTCGAATAGCCTCCGAATCAGGAGATTTAAGCTGTAG
- a CDS encoding MGMT family protein, translated as MLKTFTQKVRAVVARIPRGEVRSYGEVAKLAGNKNGARAVGSIMRANHDPNFPCHRVICSNGKVGGFNLGKEEKIRKLRSEGAKISGDKII; from the coding sequence ATGTTAAAAACTTTCACGCAAAAAGTTCGCGCCGTGGTCGCGCGGATTCCGCGCGGGGAAGTGCGAAGTTACGGCGAGGTCGCGAAGTTGGCGGGCAACAAAAATGGTGCACGAGCAGTGGGGAGCATCATGCGCGCGAATCACGACCCAAATTTTCCGTGTCATCGTGTCATTTGTTCGAATGGAAAGGTCGGTGGTTTTAATCTCGGCAAAGAGGAAAAAATTCGCAAGCTCAGAAGTGAGGGTGCTAAAATTTCGGGCGATAAAATTATTTGA
- the ilvD gene encoding dihydroxy-acid dehydratase yields MRSDYLKTAVETAGNRSLLRRCGVGKADLKKPFIGIANSFTETVPGHVHLQKVGRIVKDSIEKAGGVAFEFNTIAVCDGIAMGHRGMHFSLPSRELIADSVETMAEAHLLDGLVLIGNCDKTVPGMLMAALRLNLPALYVSGGPMAAGKCGGKSCDLISVFEGVGAFEQKKISQKDLDELEDKACPTEGSCAGMFTANTMNCLAEVLGLAFPGNGTILAVDPRREKLYRATGPKIVELVKKNICPRDIVTKKAFDNAFAVDVALGGSTNTTLHLPAIAAEGGIDYPLKRINEIAKKTPYLAKISPSDPTVHIEDLDRAGGVSAIIAELAKKPGVLDLTAKTISGSLKSQIAGAKIRDTKIIHPLTNPISPEGALKVLFGNLAPKGSVVKSGGVDPKMLRFKGKAKVFDSQEASLAAILAGKIKAGDVVVIRFEGPRGGPGMVEMLSPTAAIVGMGLGDKVALLTDGRFSGGTRGACIGHISPEAAAGGVIAVVKNGDLIAIDIPAGKLELRVPAAEISARLKKLKPFIPKIKTGWLARYQRFASSADRGAVLDLEC; encoded by the coding sequence ATGCGCTCTGATTATCTCAAAACTGCGGTCGAGACGGCGGGCAATCGTTCCCTTCTGCGCCGTTGTGGTGTCGGCAAGGCTGACCTGAAAAAACCATTCATCGGCATCGCCAATTCATTCACCGAGACGGTGCCGGGACATGTCCACCTCCAAAAAGTCGGGCGCATAGTCAAAGACTCAATCGAAAAAGCCGGCGGTGTCGCTTTCGAATTCAATACGATTGCGGTCTGCGACGGCATCGCGATGGGTCACCGCGGTATGCATTTTTCACTGCCGAGCCGTGAGTTGATCGCCGATTCGGTCGAGACGATGGCAGAGGCGCATTTGCTTGATGGTTTGGTTTTGATTGGCAATTGCGACAAGACCGTGCCAGGCATGCTGATGGCGGCGCTGCGGCTCAATCTGCCGGCACTTTATGTCTCGGGTGGTCCGATGGCAGCGGGGAAGTGCGGTGGCAAAAGTTGCGACCTGATTTCCGTTTTCGAGGGCGTCGGTGCCTTCGAGCAGAAGAAGATTTCGCAAAAAGATTTAGACGAATTGGAAGACAAAGCTTGTCCGACTGAGGGGAGCTGTGCGGGGATGTTCACCGCGAACACGATGAATTGTCTCGCGGAAGTTTTAGGCTTGGCTTTCCCGGGCAATGGCACGATTCTCGCCGTCGATCCGCGCCGGGAAAAATTGTACCGCGCGACCGGTCCGAAGATTGTCGAGCTGGTGAAAAAAAACATTTGCCCGCGTGACATTGTCACCAAAAAAGCTTTCGACAACGCTTTCGCCGTCGATGTCGCGCTTGGCGGCTCGACGAATACGACGCTGCATTTACCGGCGATTGCCGCCGAGGGTGGCATCGATTATCCGCTGAAAAGAATTAACGAGATTGCGAAAAAGACGCCTTACCTCGCGAAAATTTCCCCGAGTGATCCGACCGTGCACATCGAGGATCTCGATCGTGCGGGCGGCGTGTCGGCAATCATCGCCGAGCTTGCCAAAAAACCGGGCGTGCTCGACCTGACCGCGAAAACTATTTCCGGTAGCCTGAAATCGCAAATCGCGGGTGCGAAGATTCGTGACACCAAAATTATTCATCCACTCACGAATCCGATTTCACCGGAAGGCGCGCTCAAAGTGCTCTTCGGCAATCTCGCACCCAAGGGTTCGGTCGTGAAGTCGGGTGGCGTCGATCCGAAAATGTTGAGGTTCAAAGGCAAAGCGAAAGTTTTTGATTCACAAGAAGCTTCGCTCGCCGCAATCTTGGCTGGCAAAATCAAAGCGGGTGATGTCGTCGTGATTCGTTTCGAAGGTCCGCGTGGTGGTCCGGGCATGGTCGAGATGCTTTCGCCGACGGCGGCGATTGTCGGCATGGGGCTCGGCGACAAAGTTGCGCTTTTGACCGATGGCCGTTTCTCGGGCGGGACGCGCGGCGCGTGCATCGGGCACATTTCGCCGGAAGCGGCGGCGGGTGGCGTGATTGCGGTCGTCAAAAATGGCGATCTGATTGCGATCGACATTCCAGCTGGCAAGCTCGAGCTTCGAGTCCCGGCGGCAGAAATTTCTGCGCGCCTCAAAAAACTGAAACCCTTCATCCCGAAAATCAAAACAGGCTGGCTGGCGCGCTACCAAAGATTCGCGAGCTCGGCGGATCGCGGCGCGGTTTTGGATTTGGAATGTTAA
- a CDS encoding NYN domain-containing protein, whose protein sequence is MQKPLENYAFVDCQNVYRELQRVGFVIDWKKFQTFLRDKYAVKEAFIFVGFIEENKSFYDFLERIGYRLIFKPTVSFGTKEVKGNCDAELVLHAMIEFPNYRRAVIVSGDGDFACLVEYLQQKDKLQKLLVPNYANFSSLFRKVIPIEKIATLHDKKSKIGMTKEETDLPAN, encoded by the coding sequence GTGCAGAAGCCGCTCGAAAATTACGCTTTCGTTGATTGTCAGAATGTTTATCGAGAGCTGCAACGCGTCGGTTTTGTGATTGATTGGAAAAAATTTCAAACCTTTTTACGCGATAAATATGCAGTCAAAGAGGCTTTTATTTTTGTTGGTTTCATCGAAGAAAACAAAAGCTTTTATGATTTTTTGGAGCGCATCGGCTACCGACTTATTTTCAAGCCGACGGTCAGTTTCGGCACGAAAGAGGTGAAAGGTAATTGCGATGCCGAGCTCGTGCTGCACGCGATGATTGAATTTCCGAATTACAGGCGAGCCGTAATCGTGAGCGGTGATGGTGATTTCGCCTGTTTGGTGGAATATCTGCAGCAAAAAGATAAACTCCAAAAGTTGCTCGTGCCGAATTACGCTAACTTTTCTTCACTGTTTAGGAAAGTCATTCCCATCGAGAAAATTGCGACACTGCACGACAAAAAATCTAAAATTGGTATGACAAAAGAAGAGACGGATCTTCCTGCAAACTGA
- the hisS gene encoding histidine--tRNA ligase — MSKEKKVSKPEKFQAPRGVHDILPEEHAYFTVIKKVVRHRARQAGFRRISTPVFELKNLFTRGVGEQTDIVEKELYTFATKKDGDEYALRPEGTAGIVRAYIQHGMNQLPQPVELYYIEPFFRHDRPQKGRYRQFHQFGFEVIGEPDPGIDAQIIQLAATIHEDLGIADKLKLQINTIGCPKCREKFSNQLRDYFIGKERSLCANCVRRLAENPLRILDCKNEDCRILAENAPKFENVICDDCKDHHQKVLELLDAVDIKYTENPQLVRGLDYYARTVFEFWNESDGAQNSVGGGGRYDGLVEQLGGTAAAACGYAGGVERIIELMQASRMLAPDKDQIDIFVAQLGFGAKKVALQILTELRGRGVHALGALGKASMKDQLGKADKFGVKYALILGEVEVREGKIILRDMASGVQEVIPLGKAVEKVIKKIGEKNLDRYDPSDELKKDTTIRPEEELLIRD, encoded by the coding sequence ATGTCCAAAGAGAAAAAGGTCTCCAAACCAGAAAAGTTTCAGGCGCCGCGCGGCGTGCACGACATTTTGCCCGAAGAGCACGCGTATTTCACCGTAATCAAGAAGGTCGTGCGACACCGGGCGCGTCAGGCTGGTTTCCGCCGTATTTCCACGCCAGTTTTTGAATTAAAAAATCTATTCACGCGCGGTGTGGGTGAGCAGACCGATATTGTGGAGAAAGAGCTTTACACATTCGCGACCAAGAAAGACGGTGACGAGTACGCGTTGCGTCCGGAGGGGACGGCGGGAATCGTCCGCGCCTACATCCAGCACGGCATGAATCAGCTGCCGCAGCCAGTCGAGCTTTATTACATTGAGCCGTTTTTTCGCCACGATCGACCCCAAAAAGGTCGCTATCGTCAATTCCACCAATTCGGCTTCGAAGTCATCGGTGAGCCGGATCCAGGTATCGACGCTCAAATCATACAGCTCGCGGCGACGATTCACGAAGATCTCGGCATCGCGGACAAATTGAAGCTCCAAATCAACACGATCGGCTGCCCGAAGTGTCGCGAAAAATTTTCCAATCAGCTGCGTGACTATTTCATCGGCAAGGAGCGCAGTCTTTGTGCGAATTGCGTGCGCCGTTTGGCGGAAAATCCGCTGCGTATTCTCGATTGCAAAAATGAAGACTGTCGGATTCTGGCAGAAAACGCCCCGAAATTTGAAAATGTGATTTGTGACGACTGCAAAGACCACCACCAAAAAGTGCTGGAATTACTTGATGCGGTTGACATTAAATACACGGAAAATCCGCAGCTCGTGCGCGGACTCGATTATTATGCGCGGACGGTTTTCGAATTTTGGAATGAATCGGACGGCGCGCAAAATTCCGTCGGTGGGGGCGGACGCTACGACGGACTAGTCGAGCAGCTCGGCGGCACTGCCGCCGCGGCGTGCGGCTACGCTGGCGGAGTCGAGCGAATCATCGAATTGATGCAAGCTTCCCGGATGCTGGCACCCGACAAAGATCAGATTGATATTTTCGTCGCGCAGCTCGGCTTCGGTGCGAAGAAAGTCGCTCTGCAGATTTTGACCGAATTGCGTGGACGCGGTGTGCATGCACTCGGCGCGCTTGGCAAAGCTTCGATGAAAGATCAGCTCGGCAAAGCCGACAAATTTGGCGTGAAATACGCGCTGATTTTGGGTGAAGTCGAGGTGCGTGAAGGCAAAATTATTTTGCGCGATATGGCGTCCGGCGTGCAGGAAGTCATCCCGCTCGGTAAAGCCGTCGAAAAAGTCATTAAAAAAATCGGCGAAAAAAATCTCGATCGCTATGATCCGTCCGACGAGCTGAAAAAAGACACGACCATCCGACCAGAAGAAGAGCTTTTGATTCGGGACTAA
- a CDS encoding PrsW family glutamic-type intramembrane protease: MNEVNLTPDLIDRTGDALHRVASVFNGEHLPFLALAVVPVVIWLWLFLSHKRENRFLTFAIFLAGMLAVIPIFIFQYEIARIEEGLKGLLENLVLTTALTGLWVGFYEETAKMWIVKLTGRSFFRDIDDAIILSITVALGFSFIENVLYFYSIWNNAGIDESMRWFYVVFRSLGSMLLHIIASGIFGYYFGIACFAKPVLIDKLSQGKRFIFTKRIHQILHLKSETVFRDEKIFEGLIIAASIHAVFDFLMGMSQYFTDAGSSGIARIWLLLAIPFLVGGFFWLTYLLDKKEDHKTYCEVGEPDPLDKSECKNDGVKRP, encoded by the coding sequence ATGAACGAAGTCAATTTAACACCCGATCTGATCGACCGAACGGGCGATGCGCTACACCGCGTCGCGAGCGTATTTAATGGTGAACATCTTCCTTTCTTAGCTCTCGCGGTCGTCCCAGTCGTGATTTGGTTGTGGTTATTTTTGAGCCATAAACGCGAGAATCGCTTTTTGACCTTCGCGATTTTCTTGGCAGGTATGCTCGCTGTCATTCCGATTTTTATTTTTCAATACGAAATCGCCCGCATCGAAGAAGGCCTCAAAGGCTTGCTGGAAAATCTCGTACTCACGACCGCGCTCACGGGTCTCTGGGTCGGATTTTACGAAGAGACTGCCAAAATGTGGATCGTCAAACTGACCGGCAGGAGTTTTTTCCGAGATATCGACGACGCAATCATCCTCTCAATCACGGTCGCGCTCGGCTTTTCTTTCATCGAAAATGTTTTGTATTTTTATTCCATCTGGAACAACGCCGGTATCGATGAATCCATGCGCTGGTTTTATGTAGTTTTCCGCTCGCTCGGCTCGATGCTCCTTCACATCATCGCGAGTGGTATCTTCGGCTATTATTTCGGAATCGCCTGCTTCGCCAAGCCGGTCTTGATCGACAAACTTTCACAAGGCAAACGCTTCATTTTCACAAAACGAATTCACCAAATTTTACATCTCAAGAGTGAAACAGTTTTCCGAGACGAGAAAATTTTCGAAGGCTTGATCATCGCCGCCTCAATCCACGCTGTGTTCGACTTTTTGATGGGCATGAGCCAGTACTTCACAGATGCCGGAAGCTCGGGAATCGCCCGGATTTGGCTGCTGCTCGCAATCCCCTTCTTGGTCGGCGGATTCTTTTGGCTCACCTACCTGCTCGACAAAAAAGAGGATCACAAAACTTACTGCGAAGTCGGCGAACCTGATCCCCTCGATAAAAGTGAGTGCAAAAATGACGGAGTCAAACGCCCGTAA